From the Pseudomonas putida genome, one window contains:
- a CDS encoding phage protein Gp36 family protein, whose translation MNLSLPSAIAVITRFGSKEMAELAVPATSRPIEGELLEAAAKGEPLDDWDAEDVASAVAALARIADAATRARSEVQFYLRYRLQGEDAPSWVADDLPELTRFHLYGEKANADSAVRLRYKDIIKRLESLAAEDEKRGAAEAGQSGLQISHQPRLFSRTTLRGL comes from the coding sequence ATGAATCTCTCGCTGCCGAGCGCAATCGCGGTCATTACCCGCTTTGGCTCCAAGGAAATGGCGGAACTCGCAGTCCCGGCAACCAGCCGCCCGATTGAAGGTGAGCTGCTGGAAGCGGCGGCCAAGGGTGAGCCCCTGGACGACTGGGATGCCGAGGATGTGGCATCCGCTGTTGCAGCACTGGCACGGATCGCCGATGCCGCGACCCGCGCTCGCAGCGAGGTTCAGTTCTATCTGCGCTACCGGCTCCAGGGCGAGGACGCCCCGAGCTGGGTCGCCGATGACCTGCCCGAGCTGACCAGGTTCCACTTGTACGGGGAGAAGGCCAACGCCGATTCGGCTGTGCGCCTGCGCTACAAGGACATCATTAAGCGGCTGGAAAGCCTGGCCGCTGAGGACGAGAAGCGCGGCGCAGCAGAGGCCGGTCAGTCCGGCCTGCAGATCAGCCATCAGCCGCGGCTGTTCAGCCGCACCACGCTCCGGGGGCTGTGA
- a CDS encoding HI1506-related protein → MGTVIKAKRDNYRRAGLAHCIAGTFHQDGDLSEQQLAMLRNDPNLLVVEGVQEDALQVDQVNDELIQEMGDTIAQLEHDLGKARAGLKSACADLMAALERQKAAPGLVVEVVKLLEAADPTQEGVICIKADSLAALIAEHLQPQPQAPEAQDDANGSTLSNAGGDESSNSATVQAVATADAAPPATVTTEESPRKRGAAKPGQKGAD, encoded by the coding sequence ATGGGAACCGTAATCAAAGCCAAGCGTGACAACTACCGCCGTGCTGGTCTGGCTCACTGCATCGCGGGCACTTTCCATCAGGACGGCGACCTTTCGGAGCAGCAACTGGCCATGCTGCGCAACGATCCGAATCTGCTCGTCGTTGAGGGTGTCCAGGAAGATGCCCTGCAGGTCGACCAGGTCAATGACGAACTGATCCAGGAAATGGGCGACACCATCGCCCAGCTGGAGCATGACCTGGGCAAGGCGCGCGCTGGCTTGAAGTCAGCTTGTGCCGACCTGATGGCAGCGCTCGAACGCCAGAAAGCGGCGCCCGGCCTGGTCGTGGAAGTAGTGAAGCTGCTGGAAGCAGCGGACCCGACGCAGGAGGGCGTGATCTGCATCAAGGCTGACAGCTTGGCCGCGCTAATTGCCGAACACCTTCAACCACAGCCACAGGCGCCGGAGGCGCAGGACGATGCAAACGGGTCAACGCTCAGCAATGCCGGCGGTGATGAGTCGTCGAACTCGGCGACGGTTCAGGCAGTGGCTACGGCAGATGCTGCTCCGCCAGCAACTGTGACCACCGAGGAGTCGCCTCGCAAGCGCGGTGCAGCAAAGCCAGGCCAGAAAGGGGCTGACTGA
- a CDS encoding Mu-like prophage major head subunit gpT family protein, whose amino-acid sequence MIITPQALAALFTSFRSEYQRAFTDTPTDWQRIATEVPSTSSSNTYGWLGQFPSFREWVGERVLRDMASHAYTITNKKFESSVSVPRDAIEDDEVGVYGPLFQEMGRAAKAHPDEMVFALLKAGLTTACYDGQNFFDTDHPLYPNSDGTGTAVSVSNYQEGTGPAWYLLDVSRAIKPIIFQKRRNYDLKAMTKIDDEKVFMEDVYRYGVDARVNTGFGLWQFAFCSKAPLNADNYAAARAAMKDFKADGGRPLGVSPGLLVVPSSLEGAARKLVIKDAEGGNEWAGSAEVLSPSWLG is encoded by the coding sequence ATGATCATTACTCCCCAAGCGCTGGCCGCACTCTTCACCTCTTTCCGCAGCGAGTATCAGCGTGCGTTCACTGACACGCCGACCGACTGGCAGCGCATCGCGACTGAAGTGCCTTCGACCAGCTCCAGCAACACCTACGGCTGGCTGGGTCAGTTCCCCTCGTTCCGTGAATGGGTCGGTGAGCGCGTGCTGCGTGACATGGCCAGCCACGCCTACACCATCACCAACAAGAAATTCGAGTCGTCGGTCAGCGTCCCGCGTGACGCCATCGAAGACGACGAAGTTGGTGTGTACGGCCCGCTGTTCCAGGAAATGGGCCGCGCTGCCAAGGCTCACCCGGACGAAATGGTATTCGCCCTGCTGAAAGCCGGCCTGACCACTGCCTGCTACGACGGCCAAAACTTCTTCGACACCGACCACCCGCTGTACCCGAACAGCGACGGCACCGGCACTGCGGTCTCCGTCAGTAACTATCAGGAAGGCACCGGCCCGGCCTGGTATCTGCTCGATGTCAGCCGTGCCATCAAGCCGATCATCTTCCAGAAGCGCCGCAATTACGATCTCAAGGCCATGACCAAGATCGATGACGAGAAGGTGTTCATGGAAGACGTATACCGCTACGGCGTCGACGCTCGCGTCAACACCGGCTTTGGCCTCTGGCAGTTCGCCTTCTGCTCGAAGGCTCCGCTCAATGCCGACAACTATGCAGCCGCACGTGCGGCCATGAAGGACTTCAAGGCCGATGGCGGTCGCCCGCTGGGCGTAAGCCCGGGCCTTCTGGTGGTGCCTTCCAGCCTGGAGGGTGCGGCACGCAAGCTGGTAATCAAGGACGCCGAAGGCGGTAACGAATGGGCCGGTAGCGCTGAAGTGCTGTCGCCGAGCTGGCTGGGGTAA
- a CDS encoding phage protease, with the protein MKTLLALNTDLSALLTTEGEAPDWIELIPTGPVIEGRDKRTWLFDDMAQQWVLTAFTGRGIDMVIDWEHATEVAAPKGEEAPAAGWIDRLELRDGALWGHVDWTPRAGVQVAAKEYRFVSPVFDYDDASRRIVRMVSVGLTNKPNLVLTALNHEQTETSKMPIPLALLVSLGLDAAATDEQAVAAVTQLKATATARNNEQPSLDKFVPRGDYDLVLSRATNAEQALETRKAEDHKAVVDTVIDAALKAGKITPATVDYYRATCSEQAGLDRFRDFVKAAPTVADPSGLGERQPDATSKALNAEEKHIAKLMGLSEEDFLKGRVSE; encoded by the coding sequence ATGAAAACACTTCTCGCACTGAACACGGATCTTTCGGCGCTGCTCACTACTGAGGGCGAGGCGCCCGATTGGATCGAGCTGATTCCCACTGGCCCCGTCATCGAGGGTCGGGACAAGCGCACCTGGTTGTTCGACGACATGGCCCAGCAGTGGGTGCTTACCGCCTTCACCGGGCGCGGTATCGACATGGTGATCGACTGGGAGCACGCCACCGAGGTTGCAGCGCCGAAGGGCGAGGAAGCGCCTGCCGCTGGTTGGATTGATCGGCTTGAGCTACGCGACGGCGCCTTATGGGGCCATGTCGATTGGACACCCCGCGCCGGCGTCCAGGTCGCCGCCAAAGAGTACCGCTTTGTTTCCCCCGTATTCGACTACGACGACGCCTCCCGGCGAATTGTTCGCATGGTCAGCGTCGGCCTGACGAATAAGCCAAACCTGGTGCTAACCGCACTGAATCATGAACAAACAGAGACTTCCAAAATGCCAATCCCACTCGCGCTCCTGGTGTCCCTCGGGCTGGATGCCGCCGCAACTGATGAGCAAGCCGTAGCAGCGGTCACGCAGCTGAAAGCCACTGCCACTGCTCGCAACAACGAACAGCCAAGCCTGGACAAGTTTGTCCCGCGCGGCGACTACGACTTGGTCTTATCCCGTGCGACCAACGCCGAGCAGGCGCTGGAAACCCGTAAGGCCGAAGACCACAAGGCCGTGGTCGACACCGTGATCGATGCCGCTCTGAAGGCGGGCAAGATCACTCCAGCCACGGTCGACTACTACCGAGCCACCTGTTCGGAGCAAGCCGGCCTCGACCGTTTCCGCGACTTCGTGAAGGCCGCGCCGACTGTTGCTGATCCGTCTGGCCTGGGCGAGCGCCAGCCGGACGCTACCTCCAAAGCTCTGAATGCCGAGGAGAAGCACATCGCCAAGCTGATGGGCTTGAGCGAAGAAGACTTCCTCAAGGGCCGCGTAAGCGAATAA
- a CDS encoding phage virion morphogenesis protein codes for MAGAILEVAFDASVVGRELELLIERLGSLRTPLNDIAEYLHLSTDSRVRRQIAPDGSPWAPLSPRTLARKKGTKILRESGALLDTLRHQVSDDGLDFGTDRPYGAIHQDGGKIEHAARSQQVYFKEKGGVVGNRFVKKSKSNFSQWVTHGARSVEMPARPYLGLSSEDEAEILEIVAGYLKG; via the coding sequence ATGGCCGGCGCAATACTTGAAGTAGCATTTGACGCATCGGTGGTTGGGCGCGAGCTGGAACTGCTGATAGAGCGCCTGGGCTCGCTGCGGACGCCGCTCAACGACATTGCCGAATATCTGCACCTGTCCACTGATAGTCGAGTGCGCCGTCAGATTGCACCGGATGGCTCACCATGGGCACCGCTGTCGCCGCGCACCCTGGCCAGGAAGAAAGGCACCAAGATCCTGCGCGAGTCCGGGGCTCTGCTCGACACGCTTCGCCACCAGGTGAGTGATGACGGGCTCGACTTTGGCACCGACCGGCCCTACGGGGCCATTCACCAGGACGGCGGGAAGATCGAGCACGCTGCCAGATCTCAGCAGGTGTACTTCAAGGAGAAAGGTGGCGTTGTCGGCAACCGCTTCGTGAAGAAGAGCAAGTCCAACTTCTCCCAGTGGGTGACCCACGGGGCGAGATCTGTCGAAATGCCAGCCCGTCCCTACCTCGGATTGTCGAGCGAGGACGAGGCAGAGATTTTGGAGATCGTTGCTGGCTATTTGAAGGGTTAA